From the Cololabis saira isolate AMF1-May2022 chromosome 24, fColSai1.1, whole genome shotgun sequence genome, the window AAATTCAATGGATAAAAAGACAAATGTAATATAAGCACGTTATCACAATATATACAGGgacattagaatattgtgattttctgtaatgcaattacaaaaacaaaaatgtcatacattctggattcattacaaatcaactgaaatattgcaagccttttattattttaatattgctgatcatggcttacagcttaagaaaactcaaatatcctatctcaaaaaattagaatattctgggaatcttaatcttaaactgtaaaccatgatcagcaatattaaaataataaaaggcttgcaatatttcagttgatttgtaatgaatccagaatggatgacattttagtttttttaattgcattacagaaaataaagaactttatcaaaatattctaattttctgggacagtcctgtaaagttaatggacaataaaatagacaggTTGGTACAATAACAGCAGCTTTAACGTGACCAGGTCTAAAGCAGTGACCACTCAGGACAACTCTGTGtaaaacatcaaaataaataCCATTAATAAACagcgatcacttgagtttgagtttctgcCGATCACGATTTtccccgatccgatcactttttttggctcccgatacatttccgatactaaaaaataaaaaggactaaaactaaatgatcccaggtttcttttcttgtccattggaaacacatttatttcaacaaattaTCAGCTCTGGtaccacaaaatgtaaaaacatgaaactgtaaactaaaacaaaaagtgcagaatagtgcaataacaaaaataaataaatttaacttcaaGAGAGGTCGttgaaactcacaaacacaagaaaattagaatacttttgtcttaaccttagtgcaacattctgaatgaatgaatgaatgaatgaatgaatgaatgaatgaatgaatggatgaatgaatgaatgaatgaatgaatgaatgaatatcagcagcttaatgaacatgaacagataGAACATTTCACTATTCAAACATTAAACCGTGTTAGTTTCACTGACTTCGTCAAATGCAACAATATATAAAAGGATTTAATATctattaaaaatattaataactaggtttgtcctgatacttttttggccgataccgatgttttgaaaatgccgtgatcgggcctGATCGATATAAAGATATAAAGATATAAAGATTCTGGGCACGCCTGGCCCTGCTCTGGCCCACacaccagaaaaaagtcgaaatgtcgagattaatattaaagtacaattttgagatatcgagaaaaaagtggatgaTATCCACTGATCCCGTTTCCATGCCGACACCGTTTCCATGCCGACACCGTTTCCAAACCAACACCGTTTCCGTGCCAACAGGTCCCCCCCACCTCCCCGTCTCCTCCCTGCGTCTCCTCGTCCCCCCCCTtgttgaaaaaagttgaaattttgatgaaaaagttgaaatttttatgaaaaagttgaaaatttgagaaaaaaaattgaaatgttgagaaataaagGCGAAGTTTAgtggaaaaaaaggcgaaatgttgagaaataagttgaaatgtcaaaaatgcacgaaaaaacgcacgcacgcaatgGTGGTTAATGGTGGTTTTATGAGCCTCCACTGATCCTGTTTCCATGCCAACAGCCCCCCACCTCCCCGTCCccccctggtcctggtcctggttctggttctgatcttGTTTCCATgccaacacccccccccccccccccccccccctcccggtcTCCTCCCTGCGTCtcctggtcccccccccccccccggttctggttctggttctgatcctgtTTCCATGCCAACAGCCCTGCGTCTCCTGGTCCCCCCGCTCCGTCTGCTGACCGGGTCCGTGTGGCGGGTTCTGCAGCGCCGCAGCGTGGGCCAGTACGGGATGCTGGAGGACTTCGTCTCCATGGTAACGGAGGCGGCACCGGACCTGCTGACGGACCGGCAGAGGAGCCTGATGCTGCTGGCGCTGCGGGCCAAGGTGGGTGTAGAACCAGCAACCTGATGCTGCTGGCGCTGCGGGCCAAGGTGGGTGTAGAACCAGCAACCTGATGCTGCTGGCGCTGCGGGCCAAGGTGGGTGTAGAACCAGCAACCTGATGCTGCTGGCGCTGCGGGCCAAGGTGGGTGTAGAACCAGCAACCTGATGCTGCTGGCGCTGCGGGCCAAGGTGGGTGTAGAACCAACAACCTGATGCTGCTGGCGCTGCGGGTTAAGGTGGGTGTTGAACCAGCAACCTGATGCTGCTGGCGCTGCGGGCCAAGGTGGGTGTAGAACCAGCAACCTGATGCTGCTGGCGCTGCGGGCCAAGGTGGGTGTAGAACCAGCAACCTGATGCTGCTGGCGCTGCGGGCCAAGGTGGGTGTAGAACCAGCAACCTGATGCTGCTGGCGCTGCGGGCCAAGGTGGGTGTAGAACCAGCAACCTGATGCTGCTGGCGCTGCGGGCCAAGGTGGGTGTAGAACCAGCAACCTGATGCTGCTGGCGCTGCGGGTTAAGGTGGGTGTTGAACCAGCAACCTGATGCTGCTGGCGCTGCGGGTTAAGGTGGGTGTTGAACCAGCAACCTGATGCTGCTGGCGCTGCGGGTTAAGGTGGGTGTTGAACCAGCAACCTCCCGGGAACTGGTCCTGGGACACACGGGTCTGGTAAagatactaggggtgtaacggtacacaaaatctcggttcggtacgtacctcggtttggaggtcacggttcggttcatttgcggtacagtaagaaaacaaaatgcaaattataaacgtgctagttgtttattacacacacacaaaataacattggctctaCGTGTGCCGGCACTAGGACCCAGCGGACGCATGGTGTGTGGTCcggctgtgttttccttcatgcttccctgcagcgtctcatgcaaacacaaacacacggacctgcagaaacatttctttatatcatgttgtctgtcgcccgccatattttttctttttttggccggcgccatagttggctggctacaaactctatacatcccataatgtataataatatgcccgcgctctcagcagcggtactcgcatcgttaaggctgatttatggttccgcgttacaccaacgtagagcctacggcgtaggggacgcagCGAGCGggcgtacggtgcacgtcgctgcgtaccctacggcgtaggatctacgtcgatttaacgccgaaccataattcaggctttactaggcaacgaaacaggttgactcacgttgcagaacagcgctgcagaggctcctaaacgtaaatgatcaaaCGTAAATGACGCCAGGCCTaaacaatggtaggggaaacactggacttgtcacaattatgtgcttagctctttagttcttcattagttagtgcttttttttttaatcctaatactttctcggtgtgagcgcaactgcatgtgcagctgcagcagcgctctgctccacaacgtgcggtcctctacttaatatgtccgtgtggaaactcgttcggtacgcctccgttccgaaccgaacacgctataccgaacggttcaatacaaatacatgtaccgttacacccctaaaagATAAGGGTTTGGTAAAGAAAGACACTGGTCTATCATCGGCGTAGAGAAGTTGTCCGGTTAAGAGTTACAAGGTAGCAGCAACTCTTTGCCGgaccagaagaaccggttccgaGGTAGCAGCAACTCCCAGAActccggttctcagctggtcccaagttgaacgagttgtgaaccagaaccagctctggaaccggtttggtgggaaAGGCGTCGTCTTGTGTCCAACAGAATCTATGTTTTATTCTCCAGATGACGCTCAGCGACCCGGATGATGTTCCCGCCCACCTGGAGAGGATCCGGGCCATCGCCACGGCAACGGTAACGACTCGCTAACGAGTGACTGGGAacgattcagattcagaaaactttattcatccccgaggggcaatcgcaggacaactgagcagcaagacgttgaaaatatcaaatagaacaagaaataaaatagaataaaatgaacagataaataaatggaGCATGTCTCgttatgtacaaaaaatatatataaatataagaatgtggggggggggggggactctgTGGATGTGGGGGATGAGTTTAGCAGCTGGAATTAAAGAGCAGGGTAGCTTTGGGGACAAAagtgtctctcctcctctcagtcctgcaggCAACGCAGCGCAGGCGCCTCCTGGAGGGGAAACACTGGAATGCAGGGTGGAGTATGTGGGAGGGTCCTTCATGATTTTATCTGCCTGGCTGAGGGCCTGCTGGTTGAAAACCACAGACAGAGTTCTGACCGGCAGGCCGATGATTTTAGAGCATAAAGATGCTCTgcagtctgttcctgttctggtgctgAGGGAGAGGAACCAGCAGGAGAAGCTGAGGGAGAGGAACCAGCAGGAGAAGCTGAGGGAGAGGAACCAGCAGGAGAAGCTGAGGGAGAGGAACCAGCAGGAGAAGCTGAGGGAGAGGAACCAGCAGGAGAAGCTGAGGGAGAGGAACCAGCAGGAGAAGCTGAGGGAGTGGAACCAGCAGGAGAAGCTGAGGGAGAGGAACCAGCAGGAGAAGCTGAGGGAGAGGAACCAGCAGGTCATGGAGAAGCTGAGGGAGAGGAACCAGCAGGAGAAGCTGAGGGAGAGGAACCAGCAGGAGAAGCTGAGGGAGAGGAACCAGCAGGAGAAGCTGAGGGAGAGGAACCAGCAGGAGAAGCTGAGGGAGAGGAACCAGCAGGAGAAGCTGAGGGAGAGGAACCAGCAGGTCATGGAGAAGCTGAGGGAGAGGAACCAGCAGGAGAAGCTGAGGGAGAGGAACCAGCAGGTCATGGAGAAGCTGAGGGAGAGGAACCAGCAGGAGAAGCTGAGGGAGAGGAACCAGCAGGAGAAGCTGAGGGAGAGGAACCAGCAGGAGAAGCTGAGGGAGAGGAACCAGCAGGAGAAGCTGAGGGAGAGGAACCAGCAGGAGAAGCTGAGGGAGAGGAACCAGCAGGTCATGGAGAAGCTGAGGGAGTGGAACCAGCAGGTCATGGAGAAGCTGAGGGAGAGGAACCAGCAGGTCATGGAGAAGCTGAGGGAGTGGAACCAGCAGGTCATGGAGACGGTCATGATGCTTTCCAGGAAGGCATAGTAGAAAGTGGGAGGAGCTTATTgggaaggagggaggagctTGTTGGGAAGGAGAAGAGAGTGAGACATGAATCTGCAGCTAACGGCTAGTCTGTTTGTCTGTCCTTTAGCGTGACGAGGACGTTAGCGGCTGCTGCTCCGCTCTGTCGGCTCTGGCCAACCGGCTGAGTCCGGCCGACACGCGGCGCCTCCTGGAGGTGAGTGTCGGTTCCACCGCCGCCGCCGTAGCATGTCGCCTCGGCGTTCCAGCGCCGTTTGTTgagctgcattttgtaataaacgtccaaaatgtaataactttgtcatttaattttgtGATAAAGCTGCATTTTCTTATTGCGGCTTTAGTAATTGCATTTTGaaaagattattataaaattaattggaacttttttattttctaggaaatgtaataacttttacattatgtaataaaacctattattgttgtttgtttaacaatgaatttatacaagagtgacttttttgtttttcatgcaATTTcccaataaatctatgtataaaacTCTGAATATAACTTTAGTTTCCTATTAGAAGTTTGTAATTatataggccaataacaaacTAATAAACTATGatttagaattgttattacataatttctcgacatttcgacttttttcttgaaattttgacttttttctcgacgtttcgacttttttctcgacgtttcgacttttttctcgacatttcgactttttttcctttttttatttttttcttctttttctttttttctcttttttttcttcctttttcctttcctttttaatcttgacatttcgacttttttctcgacattttaacttttttctcgatgtttttgactttttttctcaacatttcgactttttttctcgacatttcgacttttttctcgacattttgacttttttctcgacatttagacttatttctcgacattacgactgcaccatgttattacattttctagagaataaaaaagttgcaagtgcatttatttaataatcttctcgaaatgtaataatttattacataatgcggcaaaatgtattacaaaatgcgttggggcagtttattacaaaatgcagcagtttattacaaaatgtggcTTTATTATTATAGGAAGGAAtaaatgacaaagttattacattttggacattTATTACCAAATGCGTCTCAACACCGCGGTTCCTCTGTTTTTCTTCCAGGAGGTTTTCGGCCAGGGCTTCGACTCCGCCCTGCAGGCCCTGGTGGAGGACTTCCTGTCCAGGATGGAGCAGCTGCTGCCGGTTCCAGACTTCAGACAGGTCGACAAAAACGTTTTCTGTtttaacagagcagattttttttctttaaaacttttctctgaattctgagataattaactcgttaattcagaaaaacagcagattttttttttatatcaagtgaatgcaatacgcttccgtagaaacgattttagaatcagaaaattgattttttcaaccCAGGCCTAGCGGTGTAGCCTTCATGctaaacataattaaaaaaaaaaaacactttccaataaacgtaatttaaaaataaacactttccaataaacgtaatttaaaaaaaaaaagaattacacaaaaaaaaaacactttccaaattACGCAATTTTAAAGCAACAAAACGCTTTCCAAttaacataataataaaaaaaaactctttccaataaacgtaatttaaaGCGGTGTAGCCTTCATGCTAACCTAACCGTGTCCCCAGGCGGCCTCCCTGCTCGACGGCGCCCCCTCTGTTCTGGAGGACTGTCTGCAGGAAGTGAACAGTAACgacctgaaggagctgctgaccAATCAGAGCTGCGGGGGCGGAGCCACAACCGCCGGTACGACCAATCAGAGCTGGGGGGGCGGAGCCACAACCGCCGGTACGACGACACCAACCTCGGAGAAGCTCCTCCTCTCCGCCTGGTCCCACCCCCTCCTGGCCCGGCTGACCAATCCTGAGCCTCCGCTGGCCGAGGCTCCGCCCCCACCCCAGATGGAGGTGAGGACGGAGGCCGAGCCGGAGCGGCTCCAGGAAGCTCCGCCCCCCCAGGCCGAGGCTCCGCCCCCGGCCAAGCCAGAGGCGTCCAATCAGagcccggcggcggcggctaGCGAGGACGGTCCGGTGGCTCAGGTGGATCCGGACCTGGACAGGTGAGACCCGGTTCCCTCTGTTGTAGGGGTttggttttatttgatttttatttttgtacatgtaaaaaacaacacctcAAGAGAagctaagaaaacaaaacaaagaatttcgtCCTTTAACActttatcttaatttacatgtgcaaaaaaggagtaggaagaagtgtaaacttatttaatcctactgtcattcactaatcatttaacgcAGGGCtcgtcaacccgcggctctttagcgccgccctagtggctcctggagctttttcaaaaatgattgacctttctttttcttttttcttttttttcttctatttttctctttttttagtcctttttcctttcctttttaacctcgatatttcgacttttttctcgaaattttgacttttttctcaacatttcgatttttttctcgaaattttgacttttttctcgacatttcaactttaatctcaacatttcaccttcattcacgaaattttgactttttttctcaacattttgacttttttctccacatttcaacttcacgaaatttcgccttttttcctcaacctttcaactttattcacgaaattttgactttttttctcaacgtttcgacttttttatcgacattttgacatttttactgacgtttcgactttttactcaaaatttcgacttttttctcgacgtttcgacttttttctcaacattttgacctttttctctaaATCGGTTCCCTCTGGGTTCTCCAGAGTCCAGATCCGCAGGGAGACCCGTTAACGCCGTCTGTTTGTCCCGTCAGGACGGACGACGCACCTGGAGACGCCGCCGGCCAATCAGAGGACGGGTCGTCCTCCCAGGTCAATCCCCTCCACACCATTTCCCACAATTCCCAGCGTGTTGCTCACCGGTGTCCTCACTGTGGGAAATGTTTCATCTACCGCTCTCAGGTGAGAGGCCGAGCCGGTGTCGTAACGATGTCGTAACGATGTCGGAACGATGTCGTAACTAGGGATGGGCACGATTGATCCACGATCGATTACTGATCGTTAAGAATTTTGTCGATCATGTGAATTTCTTATCGATCGAAACAGGGGGGGAATTTCTTATCTCCCCCTGTTTCACGAAATTtcgctttttttctcaacatttcaacttaatttgcgaaattttgacttatttctcgaaattgtacttcaacattattctcgacacttcggcttttttctcaaaattttgacttttttctcaacatttcaactttattcacaaaattttgactttattcacaaaattttgacttttttctcgaaatttcaacttttttctcgaaatttcaacttttttctcgaaatttcaacttttttctcgaaatttcaacttttttctcgaaatttcaacgtttttctcgaaatttcaacttttttcttgaaaattttgacttttttctcgaaattttgagttttcacgaaatttttacttttttctcgaaatgttgactttcctcgaaattttgacttttttgtcaacatttccaatttttttcacttttccacttttttctcgaaatttccaattttttctggaaaatttccacttttttctcgaaattgtacttcaacattaatctaattaatcgaaTGCTCATCCCTAGTCGTAGCTGGTTTTAAGGTGATTAAGTTGTTTGTCGTTGCTACTGCAGGTGATCCGACACCTGCGCAGCAACAAGTCCTGCCGCTCCGCCGTTAGCAGCGGTGCGACGACCCGGCCGAGTCCCCCGGGAACCCCTGGTACTCCGGGAACCGCGGGAGCCCCTGGTACCCCGGACGGGGAGCCCCACCCCCCGGACACAGAGCCCCGCCCCCCAGAGCCCCccgagccccgccccctccggacTCTGGCCTGCTTCCAGTGCGGCGCTGCGTTCGCGTCGCGGGAAGAGCTGCTAGCGCACCGGCGCAGCCACCAGGCGCGGCCCGTGTTCCGGTGCGGCCAGTGCGACCGCGCCTTCCGGCACCTGTCCAGCCTGACCAACCACAAGCAGACGCACCTGGACAAGGACGGCTACGTCTGCGGCCGCTGCCACCGCGCCTTCGCGTCGCCGCAGGAGCGCGACGCCCACCGGCTGCAGCACCGGCCGCCCGACCTCGCCTGCAGCGTCTGCACGCAGACGTTCGGCTCGCAGACGCTGCTGCTGCGACACCTGCAGACGCACGCCGAGGAGGGCGTCGCGCCGCGCTACAGCTGCCGCTTCTGCGAGCAGAGTTTCCCAGGTGAGATACGAGATTACGGAGGAACCTGGAGGTCCGTACggagagatgcaccgatcaatcAGCCGCTAAGGCATTTTGCCGGAAATGCCGCTAAG encodes:
- the LOC133425143 gene encoding zinc finger protein 74-like → MALRLLVPPLRLLTGSVWRVLQRRSVGQYGMLEDFVSMVTEAAPDLLTDRQRSLMLLALRAKMTLSDPDDVPAHLERIRAIATATRDEDVSGCCSALSALANRLSPADTRRLLEEVFGQGFDSALQALVEDFLSRMEQLLPVPDFRQAASLLDGAPSVLEDCLQEVNSNDLKELLTNQSCGGGATTAGTTNQSWGGGATTAGTTTPTSEKLLLSAWSHPLLARLTNPEPPLAEAPPPPQMEVRTEAEPERLQEAPPPQAEAPPPAKPEASNQSPAAAASEDGPVAQVDPDLDRTDDAPGDAAGQSEDGSSSQVNPLHTISHNSQRVAHRCPHCGKCFIYRSQVIRHLRSNKSCRSAVSSGATTRPSPPGTPGTPGTAGAPGTPDGEPHPPDTEPRPPEPPEPRPLRTLACFQCGAAFASREELLAHRRSHQARPVFRCGQCDRAFRHLSSLTNHKQTHLDKDGYVCGRCHRAFASPQERDAHRLQHRPPDLACSVCTQTFGSQTLLLRHLQTHAEEGVAPRYSCRFCEQSFPGVTQLRIHQRSHASRSFRCDQCGKSYGSLTGLSAHRASHGADSRFLCPQCGKRFKTRDGLEGHLRGHRGERPFRCRFCPKTFTALAGLNVHVRRHTGERPYVCAVCGKGWPSGGDLQKHMRTHTGERPYVCQECGKAFSISCHLTEHRRIHTGEKPFSCPECGKCLRRKFDLKKHLLSHSSVRPFACSCCNKSYTRRTHLNRHLLTHRGGEGLSDITEGEGEAA